One genomic region from Skermania piniformis encodes:
- a CDS encoding permease, protein MSSQASPATAPDKSVPKWLIRVIAVVLGIVVLVIAYFILAAFVPRWWAQRIGSLADQSIARGITWGLFFGFVCTFVPLLLLLFGALRMRRRGGRYLAPMAAILALIVAAPNLMTLTIVWGTGGGAHAGERILDVDGPGFRGATLTGAVVALLVFLLTGYFVARYRKRGKDLRRARNREGIDSAVDAMERSERNEHNNKR, encoded by the coding sequence ATGAGTTCGCAGGCTAGCCCGGCCACCGCACCCGACAAAAGCGTGCCGAAGTGGCTGATTCGAGTAATCGCCGTCGTTCTCGGCATCGTCGTGTTGGTGATCGCCTACTTCATCCTGGCGGCGTTCGTCCCGCGCTGGTGGGCGCAGCGGATCGGCAGTCTGGCCGATCAAAGCATCGCCCGGGGCATCACCTGGGGATTGTTCTTCGGATTCGTCTGTACGTTCGTGCCGCTACTGCTGCTGCTGTTCGGCGCGCTGCGAATGCGCCGGCGGGGCGGGAGGTACCTGGCGCCGATGGCCGCGATCCTGGCGCTGATCGTGGCGGCACCGAACCTGATGACGCTGACCATCGTCTGGGGCACCGGGGGCGGGGCACATGCGGGCGAGCGCATCCTCGATGTCGACGGTCCCGGTTTCCGCGGCGCGACCCTGACCGGCGCCGTCGTCGCGCTGCTGGTGTTCCTGCTGACCGGCTACTTCGTCGCCCGCTACCGTAAGCGCGGCAAGGATCTCCGCCGCGCGCGCAACCGCGAAGGGATCGATTCCGCGGTGGACGCCATGGAGCGCAGCGAACGCAACGAACACAACAACAAGCGGTAG
- a CDS encoding CinA family protein, whose product MSRSGTTDPLVAATGAAELVAALSAVSATVATAESLTAGLLSATIAGVPGASAVLRGGVVVYATDLKHSLAGVDAAVLVESGPVAGPTAAQLATGARRTCGADWGVALTGVAGPAAQDGRPPGLVYLGVAGPDGVEVRQLALSGDRWTIRLGAVTAAIAALRDRVGNLPPGGMR is encoded by the coding sequence GTGAGCCGGTCCGGGACGACCGATCCGCTGGTCGCGGCGACCGGTGCCGCGGAACTGGTTGCGGCGCTGAGTGCGGTCTCGGCGACGGTGGCCACTGCCGAGTCGTTGACCGCCGGTTTGTTGTCGGCAACCATCGCCGGGGTTCCCGGGGCCAGCGCCGTACTGCGCGGCGGTGTCGTCGTCTATGCGACCGACCTCAAACACAGCTTGGCCGGGGTGGACGCCGCGGTACTCGTCGAATCCGGGCCGGTGGCCGGGCCGACTGCCGCGCAGTTGGCCACCGGCGCACGTCGCACCTGCGGCGCCGACTGGGGGGTAGCGCTCACCGGCGTAGCCGGTCCGGCGGCCCAGGACGGCCGTCCGCCCGGCTTGGTGTATCTCGGCGTGGCCGGGCCGGATGGAGTCGAGGTCCGGCAGTTGGCGTTGTCCGGGGATCGGTGGACGATCCGGCTCGGCGCTGTCACCGCGGCGATCGCGGCGCTGCGCGACCGGGTCGGGAACCTTCCGCCCGGGGGAATGCGTTGA
- a CDS encoding glycosyltransferase translates to MRVAVVAGPDPGHAFPAIALCTRLRAAGDDPVLFTGRRWLQPAADAGLDARLLRGLAPRSFDDDADAGRRLHERAAYISTELLPDLAAVAPDLVVSDVLTAGGGLAAERLGVAWVQLSPHPLYAPSIGLPPIGSGLAVGRGVRGHARDRLLRALTKPAIRRGRAQRSAARVGVGLPAVDPGPAAELIATLPALEVSRPDWPDTAHVVGPLHWEPTAARLPRPPGDGPLVMIAPSTAHTGAAGMLDAALRGLARTDVRVVVSMIDPPAELPPGVVAGLGRQDELLPEAAAVICGAGHGLLSKALLAGTPVVAVPGGGDQWELANRAQRQGSALLVRPPEPDRLRAAVLQVIAEPSFAAAAERAARGVATVADPVAVCHAATRVPG, encoded by the coding sequence ATGCGTGTTGCCGTGGTTGCCGGCCCCGATCCGGGTCACGCCTTTCCGGCGATCGCGCTCTGCACCCGCCTTCGGGCGGCGGGCGACGACCCGGTGCTCTTCACCGGTCGGCGTTGGCTCCAGCCCGCTGCCGACGCGGGCCTGGATGCGCGGCTGTTGCGCGGGCTGGCGCCACGCTCGTTCGACGACGATGCCGACGCCGGTCGGCGGCTGCACGAGCGCGCTGCCTATATCAGTACCGAATTGCTGCCGGATCTGGCCGCGGTGGCGCCGGACCTGGTGGTTTCGGATGTGCTTACCGCCGGTGGCGGGCTCGCGGCCGAGCGGCTCGGGGTGGCTTGGGTGCAGTTGTCGCCGCACCCGCTTTACGCACCGTCGATCGGGCTACCACCGATCGGCAGCGGGCTGGCCGTCGGGCGCGGCGTCCGGGGCCACGCCCGGGACCGGCTGTTGCGGGCGCTGACCAAGCCGGCGATCCGGCGGGGCCGAGCGCAACGTTCGGCGGCCCGGGTCGGCGTCGGTTTGCCGGCGGTCGATCCCGGACCGGCCGCCGAACTGATCGCCACCCTGCCGGCGCTGGAGGTATCGCGGCCGGATTGGCCGGACACCGCACACGTCGTCGGCCCGTTGCATTGGGAGCCGACCGCTGCCCGGCTGCCCCGGCCGCCGGGAGACGGACCGCTGGTGATGATCGCGCCGTCCACCGCGCACACCGGCGCGGCCGGAATGCTGGATGCCGCGCTGCGCGGTCTGGCCCGCACCGACGTCCGAGTGGTCGTCTCGATGATCGACCCGCCGGCTGAACTACCACCCGGGGTGGTCGCTGGATTGGGCCGGCAGGACGAGCTGCTCCCCGAGGCCGCGGCGGTGATCTGTGGGGCCGGGCACGGCCTGCTCAGCAAAGCGCTGCTGGCCGGAACTCCGGTGGTCGCGGTGCCCGGCGGCGGCGATCAGTGGGAGCTCGCGAATCGCGCGCAGCGTCAGGGCAGCGCGTTGCTCGTGCGCCCGCCGGAGCCGGATCGGTTACGTGCTGCGGTGTTGCAGGTGATTGCCGAGCCGAGTTTCGCCGCCGCTGCCGAGCGGGCCGCCCGGGGGGTGGCGACGGTCGCCGATCCGGTGGCGGTATGCCACGCGGCTACCCGCGTTCCCGGATAG
- a CDS encoding putative quinol monooxygenase: MVRTGLLVRLVAKPGREGDLAEFLQLGLPLAEQEPATTAWFALRLGPVEFGIFDAFPDEAGRTAHLQGQIAAALMAKAPELLAEPPTIEQVDVLAAKLPG, translated from the coding sequence ATGGTCCGCACGGGTCTACTGGTTCGTCTGGTCGCCAAGCCGGGTAGGGAGGGCGACCTCGCCGAGTTCCTCCAGCTCGGCCTACCGCTGGCCGAGCAGGAGCCGGCCACGACGGCCTGGTTCGCGCTGCGGCTCGGTCCGGTCGAGTTCGGCATCTTCGACGCCTTCCCCGATGAGGCAGGACGGACGGCTCACCTGCAAGGCCAGATCGCAGCAGCGCTGATGGCCAAGGCGCCGGAGCTGCTGGCCGAGCCGCCGACAATCGAGCAGGTCGACGTGCTCGCGGCCAAGCTGCCCGGCTGA
- a CDS encoding DUF3046 domain-containing protein — protein MRRTEFYELLHGEFGAVRGDALLRDHVVPTLAGRTGAQALAAGVDPRAVWRALCAEFDVPRTRW, from the coding sequence GTGCGGCGGACCGAATTCTACGAGTTGTTGCATGGCGAGTTCGGCGCCGTGCGGGGTGATGCGTTGCTGCGTGACCATGTGGTCCCGACGTTGGCGGGTCGCACCGGCGCTCAGGCGTTGGCGGCCGGGGTGGACCCGCGCGCGGTGTGGCGGGCGCTGTGCGCCGAGTTCGATGTGCCCCGCACGCGTTGGTGA
- a CDS encoding peroxiredoxin has translation MKAGQQAPQFTLPDQTGTDRSLDELLAAGPVVLFFYPGANTPTCTAEACHFRDLAGEFAAVGASRVGISTDDVETQAGFAGKQGFDYPLLSDSDGTVASAFGVKRGLLGKLAPVKRQTFVIDTDRTVLAVITGELRANTHADDALTFLRNR, from the coding sequence ATGAAGGCAGGTCAGCAGGCGCCCCAGTTCACCCTCCCCGACCAGACCGGCACCGATCGGTCGTTGGACGAGTTGCTGGCCGCCGGACCGGTGGTGCTGTTCTTCTACCCGGGTGCGAACACGCCGACCTGCACCGCCGAGGCCTGCCACTTCCGGGATCTGGCCGGCGAATTCGCCGCCGTCGGCGCCAGCCGGGTCGGGATCAGCACCGACGATGTCGAGACCCAGGCCGGATTTGCCGGCAAGCAAGGCTTCGACTACCCACTACTGTCCGATTCCGACGGAACGGTCGCGAGCGCGTTCGGCGTGAAGCGGGGATTGCTCGGCAAGCTTGCCCCGGTGAAGCGGCAAACCTTCGTGATCGACACCGACCGGACCGTGCTGGCGGTGATCACCGGCGAGCTACGCGCGAACACGCACGCCGACGACGCGCTGACGTTCTTGCGGAATCGGTGA
- a CDS encoding PspA/IM30 family protein produces the protein MANPFVRAWKYLMALFDSKIDEHADPKVQIQQAIEDAQRQHQALSQQAASVIGNQRQLEMKLSRQLDEVEKLNANARQAVTLADQAAAAGDSEKAIQYTNAAEAFAAQLVTAEQGVEDLKVLHDQALQAATQAKKAVEQNAMMLQQKVAERTKLLSQLEQAKMQEQVSASLRSMDSTLSAPGSTPSLDAVRDKIERRYADALGAAELAQNSVSGRMMEVQQASIQMAGHSRLEQIRASMKGEQLPAGGTDAAAPAAAPQLDKGQAAQQ, from the coding sequence ATGGCTAATCCGTTCGTCAGAGCATGGAAGTACCTCATGGCGCTCTTCGATTCGAAGATCGACGAGCATGCCGATCCGAAGGTGCAGATCCAGCAGGCCATCGAGGATGCGCAGCGTCAGCATCAGGCATTGTCCCAGCAGGCCGCATCGGTGATCGGCAACCAGCGTCAGCTGGAGATGAAGTTGAGCCGTCAGCTCGACGAGGTCGAGAAGCTCAATGCCAACGCCCGCCAGGCGGTCACCCTCGCCGATCAGGCCGCTGCAGCCGGTGACTCGGAGAAGGCAATCCAGTACACCAACGCGGCGGAGGCGTTCGCCGCGCAGCTGGTTACCGCCGAACAAGGGGTCGAAGACCTCAAGGTGCTGCATGATCAGGCGTTGCAGGCGGCGACCCAGGCCAAGAAGGCGGTCGAGCAGAACGCGATGATGCTGCAGCAGAAGGTGGCCGAGCGGACCAAACTGCTCAGCCAGCTGGAGCAGGCGAAGATGCAGGAGCAGGTCAGCGCGTCGTTGCGGTCGATGGACAGCACGCTGTCCGCGCCGGGCAGCACACCGAGCTTGGATGCGGTCCGGGACAAGATCGAGCGCCGCTACGCCGACGCGCTGGGCGCGGCCGAGCTGGCCCAGAACTCGGTGAGTGGTCGGATGATGGAGGTCCAGCAGGCCTCGATTCAGATGGCCGGGCACAGCCGCCTGGAACAGATCCGGGCATCGATGAAGGGCGAGCAGCTGCCGGCGGGGGGGACCGACGCTGCGGCTCCGGCGGCCGCGCCGCAACTGGACAAAGGCCAGGCCGCCCAGCAGTAG
- a CDS encoding potassium channel family protein: MRWLRTATANPSASLFAVQLLGIAVYPAMDDSRFGRAAFNLFGVVVVLLALWSVQHSPGLTWVAVLLAPPAGLLLLVQSVTDEPRLLLWSSLFEATLYFYAAGCMIYYMLADHVITADELWAIGATFTLVAWAFAHTYVVVQGLVPHSFTAAVEPDQQRSWVELLFLSVTTLTSTGLSDIVPITPAARAVVMFEQIAGLGYVGMLVSRMVGLTIRERG, from the coding sequence ATGCGATGGTTGCGGACCGCCACGGCGAACCCGTCTGCGTCACTCTTCGCGGTGCAGCTGCTCGGCATCGCGGTCTACCCGGCGATGGACGACTCCCGGTTCGGCCGGGCAGCGTTCAACCTCTTCGGCGTGGTCGTCGTCCTGCTGGCGCTGTGGTCGGTGCAACACTCCCCCGGCCTGACCTGGGTCGCGGTGCTGCTCGCGCCACCGGCCGGGCTGCTGCTGCTGGTGCAGAGCGTGACCGACGAACCCCGACTGCTGCTCTGGTCGAGCCTGTTCGAGGCGACGCTCTACTTCTACGCCGCCGGCTGCATGATTTACTACATGCTCGCCGACCACGTGATCACCGCCGACGAGCTGTGGGCCATCGGCGCCACGTTCACCCTGGTGGCCTGGGCTTTCGCGCACACCTACGTGGTGGTTCAGGGGCTGGTGCCCCACAGTTTCACCGCCGCCGTCGAACCGGACCAGCAACGTAGCTGGGTCGAGCTGCTGTTTCTGTCGGTCACGACGCTGACCTCCACCGGCTTGTCCGATATCGTGCCGATCACTCCCGCCGCGCGGGCCGTGGTGATGTTCGAGCAGATCGCCGGACTCGGCTACGTGGGAATGCTGGTCTCCCGCATGGTCGGACTGACTATCCGGGAACGCGGGTAG